Proteins encoded by one window of Musa acuminata AAA Group cultivar baxijiao chromosome BXJ2-9, Cavendish_Baxijiao_AAA, whole genome shotgun sequence:
- the LOC135623215 gene encoding sex determination protein tasselseed-2-like, with product MPAAEVMTEKSHQGMHVLPWEAGTLLHKRLEGKVAIVTGGARGIGEATVRVFARHGAKVVIADMEDVAGESLAALLGPSVSFMHCDVREEADVEQLVSSTVARHGRLDVLCNNAGVLGRQTRRSKSIAALDADEFDGVMRVNVRGTALGMKHAARAMLPRHAGCIISVASVAGVMGGLGPHAYTASKHAIVGLTKNAACELGAHGIRVNCISPFGVATQMLVNAWRDEDDGEDGIEFVPPPTEEEVEKTEELVRGLANLKGATLTARDIAEAALYLASDESRYVSGHNLVVDGGVTTSRNLIGL from the exons ATGCCTGCTGCTGAAGTGATGACTGAGAAATCCCATCAAGGGATGCATGTTCTTCCTTGGGAAGCTGGTACTCTTTTGCACAAAAg GCTCGAAGGGAAGGTGGCGATCGTGACAGGCGGCGCCAGGGGCATCGGAGAAGCCACCGTGAGGGTCTTCGCGCGACACGGGGCGAAGGTCGTGATCGCCGACATGGAGGACGTGGCGGGCGAGTCGCTGGCCGCGTTGCTCGGCCCCTCGGTGAGCTTCATGCACTGCGACGTGAGGGAGGAGGCCGACGTCGAGCAGCTGGTGAGCAGCACGGTCGCCCGGCACGGCCGCCTCGACGTGCTGTGCAACAACGCGGGGGTGCTGGGCCGGCAGACGCGGCGGAGCAAGAGCATCGCGGCGCTGGACGCGGACGAGTTCGACGGCGTGATGCGCGTCAACGTCCGGGGGACGGCGCTGGGAATGAAGCACGCGGCGCGCGCCATGCTGCCCCGCCACGCCGGCTGCATCATCTCCGTGGCCAGCGTGGCCGGAGTCATGGGAGGCCTCGGCCCCCACGCCTACACCGCCTCCAAGCACGCCATCGTCGGGCTCACCAAGAACGCCGCCTGCGAGCTGGGCGCGCACGGCATCCGGGTCAACTGCATCTCGCCCTTCGGCGTCGCCACGCAGATGTTGGTGAACGCCTGGAGGGACGAGGACGACGGCGAGGACGGCATCGAGTTCGTGCCACCGCcgacggaggaggaggtggagaagacGGAGGAGCTGGTGAGGGGGCTGGCCAATCTCAAGGGTGCAACCTTGACGGCCAGGGACATAGCCGAGGCAGCCTTGTACCTCGCCAGTGATGAGTCTAGATATGTGAGCGGCCACAACCTGGTGGTGGATGGAGGAGTCACCACCTCAAGAAATCTCATTGGGTTATAG
- the LOC135622006 gene encoding putative pentatricopeptide repeat-containing protein At5g43820: protein MAILRILGFLRPLQRSRCQPSTLSFASLLRFLSVDLCEGSSDPIESNTSLSERFVLEQLSELLSIDPEPPKARLFTEKPAQESALISLRDRILTPDEKLRGVFLQKLRGRFAVESALSTVGVDLTEKIFADVLNRGSWGGEAMVSFFDWAMQQPKVTPCVETYNVMLKALGRRKFFDFVEEILLRMKNAGVQPNAETVEILMDNYLRARQVSKAVQLFRELEEIGAKCNLESLNILLRCLCRRSHVKVANSVFNTTKGEIPFDNATYNEIIGGWAKFGRLDKVEHYWMMMMMTDGLSPDSVTFSHIIEALGRAGRIDDAVDIFEKLEERGCARDTMTYNAMISNFISIGDFDRCIEYYKGMTQSECLPNIDTYTKLIGAFLKVRRVADALELFDEMLGKGILPRTGMITCFIEPLCSFGPPHAAMLLYKKSRKAGCMLSLKAYKLLLMRLSRFGKSGMVLKIWEEMQDNGYASDKEVYEYIVNVFCNIGQVDNAVLVVEESLHKGFCLGRIVYSKLNNKLLEMNKIETAYRLFLKVKNARLNANSQSYWRANGWHF from the coding sequence ATGGCGATTCTTAGAATTCTAGGGTTCCTTCGCCCTCTCCAAAGAAGCAGATGCCAACCCTCCACCTTGTCCTTCGCTAGTCTTCTTCGATTCCTCTCCGTCGATCTTTGCGAAGGCTCTTCCGATCCTATTGAATCGAACACTAGCCTTTCCGAGCGATTCGTCCTCGAACAGCTATCGGAGCTCCTCTCTATCGATCCTGAACCTCCGAAAGCCCGCCTTTTTACTGAGAAACCAGCTCAAGAATCGGCTTTGATTAGCCTTCGAGATCGAATCCTCACGCCTGATGAGAAGCTCCGCGGGGTATTTCTTCAGAAGCTGCGGGGAAGATTCGCCGTGGAGTCCGCGCTCTCCACCGTCGGCGTCGACCTGACGGAGAAGATCTTCGCCGATGTACTGAACAGGGGAAGTTGGGGCGGAGAGGCGATGGTCTCCTTCTTCGATTGGGCAATGCAACAGCCAAAGGTGACACCTTGCGTTGAAACGTATAACGTGATGTTGAAGGCGCTTGGCCGGAGGAAGTTCTTCGATTTTGTGGAAGAAATCTTGCTTAGAATGAAGAATGCTGGTGTCCAACCCAACGCAGAGACCGTGGAGATTCTGATGGACAATTATCTTCGGGCTCGCCAAGTTTCTAAAGCAGTTCAGTTGTTCAGGGAGTTGGAGGAGATTGGAGCCAAGTGTAATTTGGAGTCTCTCAATATACTTTTGCGGTGCCTGTGTCGAAGGTCTCATGTCAAGGTTGCAAATTCTGTATTCAACACTACTAAAGGAGAAATTCCTTTTGATAATGCAACATATAATGAGATTATTGGTGGATGGGCGAAGTTCGGTAGGCTTGACAAGGTAGAGCAttattggatgatgatgatgatgaccgatGGTTTGAGCCCTGATAGTGTTACGTTTAGCCACATCATAGAAGCATTAGGACGAGCTGGCCGGATCGATGATGCTGTGGATATTTTCGAGAAGTTGGAGGAGAGGGGCTGTGCTCGAGATACTATGACATACAATGCGATGATCTCTAACTTCATATCAATTGGAGACTTTGACAGATGCATTGAGTACTATAAAGGTATGACACAAAGCGAGTGTTTGCCAAACATCGATACTTATACCAAATTGATTGGTGCATTCCTCAAAGTTAGAAGAGTGGCTGATGCACTTGAACTGTTCGATGAGATGTTAGGTAAAGGAATTTTGCCCAGGACTGGGATGATTACATGTTTTATTGAGCCTCTTTGTAGCTTTGGACCTCCCCATGCTGCTATGCTTCTTTATAAAAAGAGTAGGAAAGCAGGATGTATGCTGTCTTTGAAAGCTTACAAGCTTTTGCTTATGAGGCTTTCAAGGTTTGGTAAATCTGGAATGGTGCTGAAAATCTGGGAGGAGATGCAAGACAATGGTTATGCTTCTGATAAGGAAGTTTATGAGTATATAGTCAATGTATTCTGCAATATAGGGCAGGTTGACAATGCTGTTCTGGTTGTGGAGGAATCACTGCACAAAGGTTTTTGCCTTGGTAGAATAGTTTATAGTAAACTAAACAACAAACTATTGGAGATGAATAAAATAGAGACTGCATACAGACTCTTTTTGAAAGTAAAAAATGCACGACTCAATGCTAATTCACAGAGCTATTGGCGTGCAAATGGTTGGCacttttga